Below is a window of Jatrophihabitans sp. DNA.
GGAGTCCAGGGCCTTCAGCACCCCCGCGCCGTCCGGGTCCGGCGCCGTCATGTGATGAGCGTCCGCTGATGCCCCGTGGCCTGCCAGTCGGGCAAGCACGGTGGCGCCTCGGGCGTGGGCGTGTGACTCGCGTTCGAGCACCAGGATGCCGCTGCCTTCGCCGATGACGAAACCGTCCCTGGCCAGATCGAAGGGACGTGATGCGGCCGCCGGCTCGTCCAGCCGTCTGGAAAGCGCTCCCATCTGCGCGAACCCGGTGACGATCAGCGGAGTGACGCCCGCTTCGCTGCCACCGGCTATCACGATGTCGCAGGTTCCGTTGCGCAGTAGCTCTGAGGCGCTGGTGATGGCGGTGGCGCCGGAGGCGCAGGCGGTCGCGGTGACGAAGTTCGGGCCGGTCGCGCCGAACTCCATCGCCAGATGCCCGGCCACCATGTTCGGCACCAGCATCGGGATCAGCAACGCCGACACCGCGGTCGGCCCCTTCTCACGCATGACGTTGTGCTGACGCTCCCAGGTGGTCACCCCGCCCAGGCCGCACCCGATGACCACGCCCACCCGCGCGCCGTCCCAGCTGCGCGGGTCGAGCCCGGCGTTGGCGACCGCTTCTCGCGCGGCCACGATCGCCAGCTGCACGAACCGGTCGTGGACGAGATTGCTGCGCCGTCCGACGTGCGTGGCGGGATGGAAATCAGGCACGGTGCAGGAGATGTCCACCGGCAGGCCGGCGAGTGTGGGGTCGCGCCGTGCCGTCGACACGCCGGCGCACACGCCGTCCCAGGTCTGCTGAACTCCGATTCCCGCCGGAGTGACCAAACCCAGGCCGGTGACGACCACCCCGTGGGAACTCATGAGGGCGCTGCCGCGGCGGCCACTTGCTTGTCGATCGACTCGGCCGCGTGGCCGATGGTGTCCCCGGGAGCGGCGACGTCCTCGCTGATCTGCACACCGAGTTCGGTCTGCAAGATCAACAGCATCTCCACCATGAAGAGGGAGTCCACGCCCAGGTCGTCGAAGGTGACGTCCGGGCTGAGCTCTGAACGGTCTACCTCGAAGTGCTCGACCAGAAGATCGGCGATCCTGTCAT
It encodes the following:
- a CDS encoding beta-ketoacyl-[acyl-carrier-protein] synthase family protein → MSSHGVVVTGLGLVTPAGIGVQQTWDGVCAGVSTARRDPTLAGLPVDISCTVPDFHPATHVGRRSNLVHDRFVQLAIVAAREAVANAGLDPRSWDGARVGVVIGCGLGGVTTWERQHNVMREKGPTAVSALLIPMLVPNMVAGHLAMEFGATGPNFVTATACASGATAITSASELLRNGTCDIVIAGGSEAGVTPLIVTGFAQMGALSRRLDEPAAASRPFDLARDGFVIGEGSGILVLERESHAHARGATVLARLAGHGASADAHHMTAPDPDGAGVLKALDSALVDAGVSAGEVDHVNAHGTSTPLNDAAEARILHKVLGSGITVTSTKGVLGHSLGATGAVEAALTVLSMCHATIPPTANLENQDPSIDLDVVSGAPRSQRIDVAVSTSFGFGGQNSVLVFSAA
- a CDS encoding acyl carrier protein, which codes for MTMMYDRIADLLVEHFEVDRSELSPDVTFDDLGVDSLFMVEMLLILQTELGVQISEDVAAPGDTIGHAAESIDKQVAAAAAPS